In Janthinobacterium rivuli, a single genomic region encodes these proteins:
- a CDS encoding PTS sugar transporter subunit IIA produces MVGILLMTHAPLGQAFIAACAHVFRGPTERFEAIDVVADQDLAEVQKLASDAICRLDDGSGVLVITDVKGGTPSNCCNKLADAGRVEVIAGISLPMLLRAITYRRDTLDVVVEMALAGAQSGAVRVDNRIRVGE; encoded by the coding sequence ATGGTAGGGATTTTGCTCATGACACATGCACCGCTGGGACAGGCCTTCATCGCCGCCTGCGCGCATGTGTTTCGGGGGCCAACGGAACGGTTTGAAGCCATCGACGTCGTCGCTGACCAGGATCTGGCGGAAGTGCAAAAGCTGGCGTCGGACGCCATCTGCCGCCTCGACGACGGTTCCGGCGTGCTGGTGATTACCGACGTGAAGGGCGGCACGCCGTCGAACTGCTGCAACAAGCTGGCCGATGCGGGTCGCGTGGAAGTCATCGCCGGCATCAGCCTGCCGATGCTGCTGCGCGCCATCACGTATCGCCGCGACACGCTCGACGTGGTGGTGGAGATGGCGCTGGCCGGTGCGCAAAGCGGCGCCGTGCGCGTCGATAACCGCATTCGCGTGGGCGAGTAA
- a CDS encoding HPr family phosphocarrier protein, producing the protein MIQKELEIINKLGLHARASAKFTQLAAKFKSDVWLTRNARRINAKSIMGVMMLAAGKGAKVTLEAEGDDEQVCVDALTALINDRFGEGE; encoded by the coding sequence ATGATTCAAAAAGAACTCGAAATCATCAACAAGCTGGGACTGCACGCACGCGCCTCCGCCAAATTTACCCAGCTCGCCGCCAAGTTCAAGAGCGACGTCTGGCTGACCCGCAACGCGCGCCGCATCAACGCCAAGTCCATCATGGGCGTGATGATGCTGGCCGCCGGCAAGGGCGCGAAAGTGACGCTGGAAGCCGAGGGCGATGATGAGCAGGTATGTGTCGATGCGCTCACCGCCCTGATTAATGACAGGTTTGGCGAAGGCGAGTAA